From a region of the Helianthus annuus cultivar XRQ/B chromosome 5, HanXRQr2.0-SUNRISE, whole genome shotgun sequence genome:
- the LOC110941097 gene encoding uncharacterized protein LOC110941097, with product MHRPIKTSKHQNKFSLSKNFHQTFFIYTHISEDVQLYPESPAKNRLKIFKIAVEYQRSPEIFKNHRRISTGHRRKKKVSLKTRGFQAPVSTNNSSVRVNFPLDDTSKKIRKPYTITKSRQNWTEYGPQKSQRDKQ from the exons ATGCACAGACCTATCAAAACTTCAAAACATCAAAACaaattctctctctctaaaaatttCCATCAAACATTCTTCATCTATACCCATATCAGTGAAGATGTTCAACTATACCCAGAATCGCCGGCCAAAAATCGCTTAAAGATCTTCAAAATCGCCGTAGAATATCAACGATCGCCGGAGATATTCAAGAATCACCGGAGAATTTCAACCGGTCACCGCCGGAAAAAAAAGGTCAGCCTAAAAACGAGAGGATTTCAG GCGCCGGTGAGCACTAACAATTCATCCGTCCGCGTTAATTTCCCGTTAGATGATACCAGTAAGAAGATTCGAAAGCCGTATACTATCACCAAATCTAGACAGAATTGGACTGAGTATGGTCCGCAAAAGAGCCAGCGG GACAAACAATGA